One stretch of Apium graveolens cultivar Ventura unplaced genomic scaffold, ASM990537v1 ctg5383, whole genome shotgun sequence DNA includes these proteins:
- the LOC141702623 gene encoding vacuolar iron transporter homolog 4-like: protein MASLNDVHISMPKESQVPEKEYFDYSQRAQWLRAAVLGATDGLVSVASLMMGVGAVKNDVAVMILTGFAGLVAGACSMAIGEFVSVYSQLDIEVAQMKRDKRMSDNEKNDEESENEHLPNPFQAAFASALAFALGAIVPLLAAAFIGDHKVRLIVVIAAVTFALLVFGGVGAVLGKTPALKSCVRLLIGGWIAMAITFGLTKLIGSSGL, encoded by the coding sequence ATGGCTTCTTTAAATGATGTCCATATATCAATGCCAAAAGAGAGCCAAGTACCTGAAAAGGAGTACTTTGATTACTCACAAAGGGCACAATGGCTTCGAGCAGCTGTTTTAGGAGCAACAGATGGATTGGTTTCAGTTGCTTCACTAATGATGGGTGTTGGAGCTGTTAAAAACGACGTTGCAGTTATGATTCTTACTGGTTTTGCTGGCCTAGTAGCAGGTGCATGTAGCATGGCTATCGGAGAGTTTGTGTCTGTGTACTCACAGCTAGATATTGAGGTAGCTCAGATGAAGAGAGACAAGAGAATGTCAGACAATGAGAAGAATGATGAAGAAAGTGAAAACGAACATCTGCCAAATCCTTTTCAGGCTGCATTTGCGTCAGCTCTTGCATTTGCTTTAGGGGCTATAGTTCCTCTACTAGCTGCTGCATTTATAGGTGATCACAAGGTGAGGCTTATTGTGGTGATTGCTGCGGTGACCTTTGCATTGCTTGTGTTTGGAGGAGTTGGAGCAGTGTTGGGGAAGACTCCGGCTTTGAAATCTTGCGTGAGGCTGCTGATTGGTGGCTGGATTGCAATGGCTATTACCTTTGGCTTGACAAAGTTAATTGGCTCTAGTGGATTGTAA
- the LOC141702624 gene encoding vacuolar iron transporter homolog 4-like yields the protein MAAQNDIQLTIPKDDSRTNECQTPNEEFFDYSQRAQWLRAAVLGANDGLVSVASLMMGIGAVKNDVSVMILTGFAGLVAGACSMAIGEFVSVYSQLDIEVAQMKRERTAEENNEQCAKENLPNPIQAAFASALAFSLGALVPLLAASFIGDYKVRLAVVIVAVTVALVAFGGVGAVLGRTPVVKSCLRVLIGGWIAMAITFGLTKLIGSSGL from the coding sequence ATGGCTGCCCAAAATGATATTCAGCTTACAATTCCTAAGGATGACAGTAGGACTAATGAATGCCAAACACCTAATGAGGAATTCTTTGATTACTCTCAAAGAGCACAGTGGCTTAGAGCCGCTGTCTTAGGAGCCAATGATGGATTGGTTTCTGTTGCTTCACTAATGATGGGTATTGGAGCTGTTAAAAATGATGTTTCAGTTATGATCCTCACTGGTTTTGCTGGTTTAGTTGCGGGTGCATGCAGTATGGCTATTGGAGAGTTTGTGTCCGTGTACTCTCAGCTGGACATAGAGGTAGCTCAGATGAAAAGAGAGAGAACGGCAGAGGAGAATAATGAACAATGCGCGAAAGAAAATCTGCCAAATCCCATTCAGGCAGCTTTTGCATCGGCTCTTGCATTCTCCTTAGGAGCATTAGTGCCATTACTTGCTGCATCATTTATAGGGGACTATAAAGTGAGGCTAGCAGTGGTGATTGTTGCAGTAACCGTTGCACTGGTTGCATTCGGAGGAGTTGGAGCTGTACTAGGAAGGACTCCTGTCGTAAAGTCATGCTTAAGGGTGCTAATTGGAGGCTGGATAGCAATGGCAATCACCTTTGGGTTAACCAAGTTAATTGGCTCTAGTGGACTGTAA